From a single Planifilum fulgidum genomic region:
- the crcB gene encoding fluoride efflux transporter CrcB, whose protein sequence is MKPILWIGIGGFCGAIARFLIGSWLSGTVGASAFPVATFVINITGSFLLGLLAGGASSLTPQVMSALTVGFLGSFTTFSTFSVETLRLIEQNQHLPALFYATGSVAAGLIGAWAGGALGRAFFDS, encoded by the coding sequence GTGAAACCGATTTTGTGGATCGGCATCGGAGGCTTTTGCGGTGCAATCGCGCGGTTTCTCATCGGTTCCTGGCTGTCCGGAACCGTCGGTGCCTCCGCTTTTCCGGTGGCCACCTTTGTCATCAACATCACCGGCTCTTTCCTCCTGGGGTTGCTGGCCGGAGGCGCCTCTTCGCTCACGCCGCAGGTCATGTCCGCCTTGACCGTCGGCTTCCTGGGCTCTTTTACCACCTTTTCAACCTTCAGCGTGGAGACCCTCCGCCTGATCGAACAGAATCAGCACCTGCCGGCTCTTTTCTATGCGACGGGCAGTGTGGCGGCGGGTTTGATCGGCGCTTGGGCAGGAGGAGCGCTGGGTCGGGCGTTTTTTGACTCATGA
- the pdxT gene encoding pyridoxal 5'-phosphate synthase glutaminase subunit PdxT: protein MKIGVLALQGAVREHLRMLERAGAEATAVKRPEQLAGLDGLVIPGGESTTIGKLMHQYGLSEPIREMAASGKPLFGTCAGLILLAKRIEGAESAHLALMDITVRRNAFGRQRESFETDLPVAGVADDFRAVFIRAPYITEVGPGVDVLARIDDKIVAARQGHLLASAFHPELTEDVRMHAFFVEMVREASAVRV from the coding sequence ATGAAGATTGGCGTGCTCGCGCTGCAGGGGGCCGTTCGGGAACACCTCCGCATGCTGGAGCGTGCGGGGGCGGAGGCGACCGCGGTGAAGCGGCCCGAACAGCTGGCCGGTCTGGACGGGTTGGTCATCCCCGGCGGCGAATCGACGACAATCGGCAAGCTGATGCATCAATACGGCCTGTCTGAGCCGATTCGGGAGATGGCCGCCTCCGGCAAGCCCCTGTTCGGAACCTGCGCCGGCCTCATCCTGCTGGCCAAGCGGATCGAGGGGGCGGAATCGGCTCACCTGGCGCTCATGGACATCACGGTTCGACGCAACGCCTTCGGCCGGCAGCGGGAAAGCTTCGAAACGGATCTTCCCGTGGCCGGGGTGGCCGACGATTTCCGGGCCGTTTTCATCCGGGCCCCTTACATCACCGAAGTGGGCCCTGGTGTGGACGTGCTGGCCCGGATCGATGACAAGATTGTGGCTGCGCGGCAGGGTCACCTGCTGGCTTCCGCCTTCCATCCGGAACTGACGGAGGACGTCCGGATGCACGCCTTCTTCGTCGAGATGGTTCGGGAAGCGTCCGCCGTCCGGGTCTGA
- the serS gene encoding serine--tRNA ligase: protein MLDVKLLRNRLDEVREKLKHRGEDISGLDDFAGLDRRRRELLQESEQLKNKRNTVSKEIARKKKQKEDASREIAEMRQVGERIKELDQELRQVEQELESVLLTLPNIPHESVPVGDSEEDNVPVRHWGEIPKFSFEPKPHWELARELDLLDFERASRVAGSRFVFYKGAGARLERALMNFMLDLHVEKHGYTEMIPPYLVGRDSMIGTGQLPKFAEDSFAVADSDYYLIPTAEVPVTNYHRGEILSAEELPKKYVAFSACFRSEAGAAGRDTRGLIRLHQFNKVELVKLVRPEDSYDELEALVKDAEAVLQQLKLPYRVVLMCTADIGFAQSKKYDLEVWMPSYGTYREISSCSNFEDFQARRANIRFRREPKAKPEFVHTLNGSGLAIGRTVAAIMENFQQEDGSILIPEVLRPYMGGMERIPSD from the coding sequence ATGCTGGATGTGAAGTTGCTGCGAAACCGCCTGGATGAAGTGCGGGAAAAGCTGAAACACCGTGGAGAAGACATCAGCGGCTTGGATGATTTCGCCGGTTTGGACCGGCGGCGGCGCGAACTGCTCCAGGAGAGCGAGCAGCTGAAAAACAAGCGCAACACCGTGTCCAAGGAGATCGCCCGGAAAAAGAAGCAGAAGGAGGACGCCTCCCGGGAGATCGCGGAAATGCGCCAAGTGGGGGAACGGATCAAGGAACTGGACCAGGAGCTGCGCCAAGTGGAGCAGGAGTTGGAATCCGTCCTCCTCACCCTGCCCAACATTCCCCACGAGAGCGTTCCCGTCGGCGATTCCGAGGAGGACAACGTTCCCGTCCGCCATTGGGGGGAGATTCCGAAGTTTTCCTTCGAACCGAAACCCCACTGGGAATTGGCCCGGGAGCTGGACCTTCTGGACTTTGAACGGGCCAGCCGGGTGGCCGGTTCCCGCTTCGTCTTTTACAAGGGGGCCGGAGCCCGTCTGGAACGGGCCCTGATGAACTTCATGCTCGACCTGCACGTCGAGAAACACGGCTACACGGAAATGATCCCGCCATATCTCGTGGGGCGCGACAGCATGATCGGAACCGGTCAGCTCCCCAAGTTTGCCGAGGATTCCTTTGCCGTCGCCGACAGCGACTACTATCTGATCCCGACGGCGGAGGTCCCCGTGACCAACTACCACCGGGGGGAAATCCTGTCGGCGGAGGAACTGCCCAAAAAGTACGTCGCCTTCAGCGCCTGTTTCCGTTCCGAGGCCGGGGCCGCCGGCCGGGATACCCGGGGTCTGATCCGCCTCCACCAGTTTAACAAGGTGGAGTTGGTGAAGCTGGTGAGGCCCGAGGACTCCTACGACGAATTGGAAGCGCTAGTAAAGGATGCGGAGGCGGTGCTGCAGCAGCTTAAGCTTCCCTACCGGGTGGTGCTGATGTGCACCGCGGACATCGGCTTCGCCCAGAGCAAGAAATACGACCTGGAGGTGTGGATGCCCAGCTACGGAACCTACCGGGAAATCTCCTCCTGCAGCAATTTCGAGGATTTCCAGGCCCGGCGCGCCAACATCCGTTTCCGCAGGGAACCGAAGGCCAAGCCGGAATTTGTCCACACCCTGAACGGATCGGGTCTGGCCATCGGCCGGACCGTGGCCGCCATCATGGAAAACTTTCAGCAGGAAGACGGCAGCATCCTCATTCCGGAGGTGCTTCGCCCCTATATGGGCGGCATGGAGCGGATCCCCTCCGATTGA
- the asnB gene encoding asparagine synthase (glutamine-hydrolyzing) — protein sequence MCGIAGWIDWGRPVSRERSVLKKMNQAMACRGPDDEGVWLSKHAALVHRRLVVIDPEGGAQPMVRRYGGRTYVITYNGELYNMPELRRELETRGHVLTSRSDTELILAAYAEWGEDCPRHLNGIFAFAIWDEASQSLFAARDRIGVKPLFFARRGEGLVFGSELKALLAHPSVRPEVDEEGLAEVLVLGPGRTPGHGVFRGVEELRPGCWLRFDRSGLRVQAYWKLVSRDHSEDLDTTVERVRALFQDSVRRQLVSDVPVGTMLSGGLDSSSISAAVAKVFQEEGKGPLHTFSVDYAGNEKYFRPNEFQPQSDAPWVQRMAEYLGSVHHKVIIDTEELASALIPAMRARDLPGMTDVDSSLYLFSREIKKEVTVILSGECADEVFGGYPWFHREELIWADTFPWSRLIRERIRFFSPEVVSRIRAEEYVADRYREALEEVPRLPGEAPREARMRELFYLCLTRWMPVLLDRKDRMSMAFGLEVRVPFCDHRLVEYVWNVPWSMKSCDGREKGLLRRAVSDLLPEDVRMRRKSPFPKTHNPAYLEAVRSEALRRIEDPSSPLREILHVEEIRRFADRRDLGQLHLPWFGQLMNVPQLFAYFIQLDAWMREYGVVIR from the coding sequence ATGTGCGGAATCGCAGGCTGGATCGACTGGGGGAGACCTGTGAGCCGGGAGCGCTCCGTCCTGAAGAAAATGAACCAAGCCATGGCCTGTCGGGGACCGGATGACGAGGGCGTTTGGCTGTCCAAACACGCGGCGCTGGTCCACCGGCGGCTGGTGGTGATCGACCCCGAGGGAGGAGCGCAGCCGATGGTTCGCCGCTACGGCGGCCGGACCTATGTGATCACCTACAACGGTGAATTGTACAACATGCCCGAATTGCGCAGGGAATTGGAGACGCGGGGACACGTGCTGACCTCCCGTTCCGATACCGAGTTGATTTTGGCCGCCTATGCAGAGTGGGGGGAAGACTGCCCCCGGCATCTCAACGGGATCTTCGCCTTTGCCATCTGGGATGAGGCGTCCCAGTCCCTGTTCGCCGCCCGGGACCGGATCGGGGTGAAACCCCTGTTTTTCGCCCGCAGGGGTGAGGGACTCGTTTTCGGTTCGGAACTGAAGGCGCTCTTGGCCCACCCCTCGGTCCGTCCGGAAGTGGATGAGGAGGGGCTGGCGGAGGTTTTGGTGTTGGGGCCGGGAAGGACGCCCGGCCACGGGGTTTTCCGCGGGGTGGAGGAGCTGCGGCCGGGGTGCTGGCTGCGCTTTGACCGAAGCGGTCTGCGGGTTCAAGCCTACTGGAAGCTGGTCAGCCGTGACCACTCGGAGGATCTGGACACCACCGTGGAGCGGGTGCGGGCGCTGTTTCAGGACTCGGTCCGCCGCCAATTGGTTTCCGATGTGCCGGTGGGGACGATGCTCTCCGGCGGATTGGATTCCAGCTCCATTTCCGCGGCCGTGGCCAAGGTGTTCCAAGAGGAGGGAAAAGGGCCGCTCCACACCTTTTCCGTCGATTACGCCGGAAATGAAAAATATTTCCGCCCCAACGAGTTTCAACCCCAATCCGATGCCCCCTGGGTGCAGCGGATGGCGGAGTATCTCGGTTCCGTCCACCACAAGGTCATCATCGACACGGAAGAGCTGGCTTCCGCGCTGATTCCCGCCATGCGGGCCCGGGATCTCCCGGGGATGACCGATGTGGACTCATCCCTGTATCTCTTCAGCCGGGAGATCAAAAAAGAGGTGACGGTGATCCTTTCCGGCGAGTGCGCCGATGAGGTCTTCGGGGGGTATCCCTGGTTCCACCGGGAAGAACTGATTTGGGCGGACACCTTTCCCTGGTCCCGGCTGATCCGGGAGCGAATCCGCTTCTTCTCACCGGAAGTGGTTTCCCGGATTCGGGCGGAGGAGTACGTGGCGGACCGTTACCGGGAAGCCCTGGAGGAGGTTCCGCGATTGCCGGGGGAGGCGCCGCGGGAAGCGAGGATGCGCGAGCTGTTTTATCTCTGCCTGACCCGTTGGATGCCGGTCCTGCTGGACCGGAAGGACCGGATGAGCATGGCGTTCGGTCTGGAGGTGCGGGTGCCCTTCTGCGATCATCGCCTGGTGGAATACGTGTGGAACGTGCCCTGGTCGATGAAGAGCTGCGACGGGCGGGAAAAGGGGCTGCTGCGGCGGGCCGTGTCGGATCTGCTTCCGGAGGATGTGCGGATGCGGCGCAAAAGCCCTTTTCCGAAAACCCACAATCCCGCGTATCTGGAAGCGGTGCGAAGCGAGGCCTTGCGCCGGATCGAGGATCCGTCCTCTCCCCTCCGGGAGATCCTTCATGTGGAGGAAATCCGCCGCTTCGCCGATCGCAGGGATCTCGGGCAGCTGCATCTCCCGTGGTTCGGCCAGCTGATGAACGTGCCCCAGTTGTTTGCCTATTTCATCCAGCTGGATGCCTGGATGAGGGAGTACGGCGTGGTGATCCGCTGA
- the pdxS gene encoding pyridoxal 5'-phosphate synthase lyase subunit PdxS: protein MSAKVETRNGTVSGAEKAYETGTDRVKRGMAEMQKGGVIMDVVNAEQAKIAEEAGAVAVMALERVPADIRAAGGVARMADPRVIEEVMNAVSIPVMAKVRIGHFVEARVLEALGVDYIDESEVLTPADEVYHIDKKQFTVPFVCGARDLGEALRRIGEGASMIRIKGEPGTGNVVEAVRHMRMMMSQIRKVQSMSRDELMAEAKKLGAPYDLLLQVHETGRLPVVNFAAGGIATPADAALMMHLGADGVFVGSGIFKSENPEKYAKAIVQATTHYEDFDLIAKLSKGLGSAMPGIDISTLAEAERMQERGW from the coding sequence ATGTCCGCTAAGGTCGAAACGAGGAACGGCACCGTTTCCGGTGCCGAAAAGGCATATGAGACGGGAACCGATCGAGTCAAGCGGGGAATGGCGGAAATGCAGAAGGGCGGCGTCATCATGGACGTCGTCAACGCGGAGCAGGCGAAAATCGCCGAGGAAGCGGGAGCCGTCGCTGTCATGGCCCTGGAGCGGGTTCCGGCGGATATCCGCGCCGCCGGCGGCGTGGCCCGGATGGCTGATCCCCGCGTGATCGAGGAAGTGATGAACGCGGTCAGCATCCCGGTGATGGCCAAGGTGCGGATCGGCCACTTTGTCGAAGCCCGCGTCCTGGAGGCCCTGGGGGTGGACTACATCGACGAGAGCGAAGTGCTCACTCCCGCCGACGAAGTGTACCACATCGACAAGAAGCAATTTACGGTGCCCTTCGTCTGCGGCGCCCGGGATCTGGGCGAGGCCCTGCGCCGGATCGGGGAAGGAGCTTCGATGATCCGGATCAAGGGAGAACCGGGAACGGGCAACGTGGTCGAGGCGGTTCGTCACATGCGCATGATGATGTCCCAAATCCGCAAGGTGCAGTCCATGTCCCGGGACGAACTGATGGCCGAAGCGAAAAAACTGGGGGCGCCTTACGATCTGCTGTTGCAGGTGCATGAGACCGGCCGGCTCCCCGTGGTCAACTTTGCCGCCGGCGGAATCGCCACTCCGGCGGATGCCGCGCTCATGATGCACTTGGGCGCCGACGGCGTGTTTGTCGGCTCGGGGATCTTCAAATCCGAGAACCCGGAAAAATACGCGAAGGCCATCGTCCAAGCGACGACCCACTACGAAGATTTCGACCTGATCGCCAAGCTGTCCAAGGGTTTGGGCTCGGCGATGCCGGGAATCGATATTTCCACCCTCGCCGAAGCGGAACGGATGCAGGAGCGGGGTTGGTAA
- a CDS encoding metal ABC transporter ATP-binding protein, with translation MSEVVLRLSGVSFSYDRQPVLEGVDLEVAAGEFLGLIGPNGSGKSTLVRLALGRLSPDAGRVYLFGEPVEKFRKWHRIGYVSQKSNSFNLGFPATVYEVVASGLTGKLGLFRRIGAKERALIRETLERLGLSDIAGANIGRLSGGQQQRAFIARALVSRPDLLILDEPTVGVDEESVERFYRLLRRLHREEGLSILLITHDIDAVVAAADRIALLNRRIRFYGDPREFAARRGDLRPAGDGCSQPLFPPASGEEIRV, from the coding sequence ATGAGCGAAGTGGTTCTTCGCCTGTCCGGGGTTTCCTTTTCCTACGACCGCCAACCGGTTCTGGAAGGAGTCGATCTGGAGGTGGCGGCCGGGGAGTTTCTCGGCTTGATCGGACCGAACGGATCGGGAAAATCGACCCTCGTCCGGTTGGCTCTCGGCCGTCTGTCGCCGGACGCGGGAAGAGTATATCTGTTCGGCGAGCCGGTGGAGAAGTTTCGCAAGTGGCACCGGATCGGGTATGTGTCCCAAAAATCCAACAGCTTTAACCTGGGGTTCCCGGCGACGGTATACGAGGTGGTGGCCAGCGGCCTCACCGGCAAGCTCGGCCTGTTCCGACGGATCGGGGCCAAGGAGCGGGCCTTGATCCGGGAGACCCTGGAGCGGCTGGGATTGTCCGACATCGCCGGGGCCAACATCGGCCGCCTGTCCGGCGGGCAGCAGCAGCGCGCCTTCATCGCCCGGGCGCTGGTGAGCCGTCCCGACCTGTTGATTCTGGACGAACCGACGGTGGGGGTCGACGAGGAATCGGTGGAGCGTTTTTACCGCCTGCTCCGTCGGCTCCACCGGGAAGAGGGACTGTCGATTCTGCTGATCACCCACGACATCGATGCGGTGGTCGCCGCGGCGGACCGGATTGCCCTTTTGAACCGGCGGATCCGCTTTTATGGGGATCCCCGGGAGTTTGCCGCCCGCCGGGGGGATCTACGTCCGGCGGGGGATGGATGCAGCCAGCCCCTTTTTCCGCCCGCCTCGGGGGAAGAGATCCGGGTTTGA